Within Geitlerinema sp. PCC 9228, the genomic segment TGTTTTGGCGCGGGTGGGATTGCAAGAAGATTTTATTAGCGAAGAAACCTATTTTCTGCTTTTGGGAACCACAGCCATTACCTTGGTGCTCACCCCGATTTGGCTGCGATGGTCGCCGCTTTTGGCAGATTTTTTGGTGACTGTGCCGGTGTTACAACAATATTTAAATCAATTTCGCACCCCGAAAGATATTGAGGTTCCCGAAATGTATAAAGACCACGTGGTTGTGGCTGGATACGGTCGCGTGGGACAAATTGTGGTGAAAATTTTGCGCAATCGTGGCGTGCCCGTTTTGGTGGTGGAAAATAGCGAAGCAGCTATTCAACAATTGCGATCGCAGAATATTCCTTATGTGTTCGGCGATGCCGATTCGCAATTGGTCTTGGAAAAAGTCCATTTGGAAACCGCTCAAGCCCTCGCCATTGCCCTTCCCGACCCCGCCAGTACCCGATTGCTGCTCAAACGAGCTTTAGAAATGGTCCCGAATTTGGATGTGGTGGTGCGTTCCCATCAAAACAACGAAATTGACCTGTTGAGTCAAATGGGGGCGCAGGAAGTGGTGCAACCGGAGTTTGAGGCGGCTTTGGAAATGGGTTCCCACTTGCTAGCGACGTTGGGTAGCAGCGAAACGTTAATCCAATCGGTGATGCTCGATTTGCGTACCCACCGCTACACCGGTGTCAGACCGGAACGTACCAGCCAGCTACAGCCAGAAAATCTCAACGAAACTGCACCGGAATTTCACAGCCAATGGATTGGCATTCATGCGGGGTCCGCTCTCAATGGAAGTTCCATGGCAGCTGCGGAGTTGCGCAAACATACCGGCGTGACGCTGATGGGGGTGTATCAAGGGGAGGAAACCTTTTACTATCCGAAAGGACAAATCCAACTATCCACTGGCGATCGCTTGTTGGTGGTGGGGGAACCCCGGGAACTGGCTTATTTCCGCGCCTTAGCTAGGGGAGATGTGGATTTTCAGGATTCCGAAAAACCAACTACGGTTTGAGGGTTGGCGATTGACAACCAGTCGCTAGAATAGAGAACTAAGTCTCGATTGCTATAACAAATTGATTTTCTATGACCTCTACCCAACCTACCGCTAAAAAACATCAAAAAGCAAAAGGGTTAAAACCGGGAAAACCCCGTCCTGCCAAAGACCTGTGCAGCGAATGCGGTCTGTGCGATACCCATTTTATTCACTATGTCAAACAAGCTTGTGCGTTTCTCAACCAACAGTTCCAACGTTTGGAAACCCTCTCCCACGGCCGCGATCGCAATTTGGACAATGACGACGAACTCTATTTTGGGGTTCACCACTCTATGATGATGGCACGTAAAAAAGAACCCCTGCCTGGCGCTCAATGGACGGGGATTGTCAGTACCATCGCTTGCGAAATGCTGGAACGAGGGCTAGTGGAAGGGGTGGTCTGCGTGCAAAATTCTCCTGAAGACCGCTTCCAACCTCAACCTATTTTAGCGCGTACCCCCGAAGAGGTGCTGGCGGCGCGGGTGAACAAACCCACGTTATCCCCGAATTTGTCGATTCTAGAAGAAGTGGAACAGTCAGGGATGAAGCGCGTTCTGGCTATTGGTGTGGGGTGCCAAATTCAAGCTTTGCGGGAAGTGGAAGCGCATTTAGGCTTGGAAAAATTGTACGTGCTGGGAACGCCTTGTGTGGATAATGTTACTAGGCAAGGATTACAGACGTTTTTGGAAACCACCAGCAAGTCTCCAGATACGGTGGTTCATTACGAATTTATGCAAGATTTTAACGTGCATTTTCGTCACGAAGATGGGTCCGTTGAAAAAGTTCCTTTCTTTGGTTTGAATACGAA encodes:
- a CDS encoding Coenzyme F420 hydrogenase/dehydrogenase, beta subunit C-terminal domain encodes the protein MTSTQPTAKKHQKAKGLKPGKPRPAKDLCSECGLCDTHFIHYVKQACAFLNQQFQRLETLSHGRDRNLDNDDELYFGVHHSMMMARKKEPLPGAQWTGIVSTIACEMLERGLVEGVVCVQNSPEDRFQPQPILARTPEEVLAARVNKPTLSPNLSILEEVEQSGMKRVLAIGVGCQIQALREVEAHLGLEKLYVLGTPCVDNVTRQGLQTFLETTSKSPDTVVHYEFMQDFNVHFRHEDGSVEKVPFFGLNTKKLKDVFAPSCLSCFDYVNGLADLVVGYMGATFGWQWIVVRNQKGQEMLDVVQDQLHTQPVISKGDRHKAVQQSIPAYDKGIALPMWAARLMGIAINKIGPKGLEYARFSIDSHFVRNYLYVMRNYPEKLSQHVPAFAKRIVGQYDLPES